The Bremerella alba genome includes a window with the following:
- a CDS encoding redoxin domain-containing protein has translation MYRLILVFSLSCLLVSPGWARESKIEPQPIGKKIEAFELKDFRGKTHKLSDYSASDVVVLAFIGCECPVAKRYSVTLQQLAGEFKDRKVTILAIDANQHDSITEMASFARTHSLEIPFLKDLANRLADQVGAQRTPEVVLLDQARTIRYRGRIDDHFLVGNIRDGATRDDLKIAIEEVLAGKQVSVPETDPVGCHIGRILEADESSEVTYSNQIARIFQKRCVECHRESQIAPFALTDYDEVVGWAEMIAEVVEDQRMPPWHADPKYGHFSNDRHLSPQEKDIILKWVEAGAPQGDAKKLPEPVQYVEGWTLPEKPELILDITKEPYAVPAEGEVKYKYFVTDPGFKEDKWIKGAELKAGNLQVVHHILCFALPPGSDGKDLAGGARGFLVGYVPGKIARNYPEGMAKRIPAGSRLVFQMHYTPIGSPQEDQSQIGFTFMDPADVKYEVKTTSAVNHRLKIPPGDSNYKVEAKSKPSPSDDTVILSFMPHMHLRGKAFRYVGVSQDGQEEILIDIPAYDFNWQTAYELTEPMQMPQGSYVHAIAHFDNSEENPFNPDATQTVRWGDQTWDEMMIGYFDVAIPADPQKLAQQSKPGKVSQAVLDKADELITKFDTDNDGEVTRDEVPAQGHNVFDRLDNNGDKTVTREELIDIFQKYPAVMRMIR, from the coding sequence GTGTATCGCCTTATCCTTGTCTTTTCTCTCAGTTGCCTCCTGGTTTCGCCAGGCTGGGCACGTGAATCCAAAATCGAACCTCAGCCCATCGGCAAGAAGATCGAAGCGTTCGAGCTGAAGGACTTTCGTGGTAAAACGCATAAGCTCTCAGACTACTCGGCCAGCGACGTCGTCGTTCTGGCGTTCATCGGCTGCGAATGCCCCGTGGCCAAGCGATATTCGGTGACCCTACAGCAGTTGGCTGGCGAGTTCAAAGACCGAAAAGTCACCATTTTGGCCATAGATGCCAACCAGCATGATTCCATCACCGAGATGGCCTCGTTTGCCCGAACGCACTCGCTGGAGATTCCGTTCCTGAAAGACCTGGCCAATCGCCTGGCCGATCAGGTCGGTGCCCAGCGCACGCCAGAGGTGGTGCTGCTCGATCAAGCAAGAACCATCCGTTATCGGGGCCGTATCGACGATCACTTCCTGGTCGGCAACATTCGCGACGGAGCGACCCGCGATGACTTGAAGATCGCCATTGAAGAAGTCCTGGCCGGCAAGCAGGTCAGCGTGCCAGAGACCGATCCGGTCGGATGTCATATCGGTCGCATTCTCGAAGCAGACGAAAGCTCGGAGGTGACGTACTCGAACCAGATTGCACGTATCTTCCAAAAGCGTTGTGTCGAGTGCCATCGCGAGAGTCAGATCGCTCCGTTCGCGCTGACCGACTACGACGAGGTCGTCGGTTGGGCCGAGATGATCGCGGAAGTGGTCGAAGACCAACGCATGCCTCCCTGGCATGCCGATCCCAAGTATGGGCACTTCTCCAATGACCGGCATCTTTCCCCACAAGAGAAAGACATCATCTTGAAGTGGGTCGAAGCAGGTGCCCCGCAAGGCGACGCGAAGAAGCTGCCGGAACCGGTTCAATATGTCGAAGGCTGGACCCTGCCTGAGAAGCCGGAACTCATCCTTGATATTACGAAAGAACCTTATGCGGTTCCGGCCGAGGGCGAAGTGAAGTACAAGTACTTCGTCACCGATCCTGGTTTCAAAGAAGACAAGTGGATCAAAGGAGCCGAACTTAAAGCAGGCAACCTCCAGGTTGTCCATCACATCTTGTGCTTCGCCCTGCCACCGGGCTCGGATGGAAAGGACCTCGCAGGAGGTGCTCGCGGTTTCTTGGTCGGATACGTGCCAGGCAAGATCGCCAGAAACTACCCGGAAGGGATGGCCAAACGCATTCCGGCCGGGTCACGACTCGTCTTTCAAATGCACTACACACCGATCGGATCTCCGCAGGAAGACCAAAGCCAAATCGGCTTTACCTTCATGGACCCTGCCGACGTGAAGTACGAAGTCAAAACGACCAGTGCGGTCAATCATCGTCTTAAAATTCCGCCAGGAGACAGCAACTATAAAGTGGAAGCAAAGTCGAAGCCTTCCCCCAGTGATGACACCGTGATCCTAAGCTTCATGCCACATATGCACCTTCGCGGCAAAGCGTTTCGTTATGTGGGTGTATCCCAGGATGGCCAGGAAGAAATCCTGATCGACATCCCGGCGTACGACTTCAATTGGCAGACAGCCTACGAACTGACCGAGCCCATGCAGATGCCCCAAGGCTCGTACGTGCACGCCATCGCTCACTTCGACAACTCGGAAGAAAATCCCTTCAACCCGGATGCAACCCAGACCGTTCGCTGGGGAGATCAAACATGGGATGAGATGATGATTGGCTACTTCGACGTCGCTATTCCAGCCGACCCGCAGAAACTGGCCCAGCAATCCAAGCCCGGCAAAGTCTCGCAGGCAGTGCTCGACAAAGCCGACGAGTTGATCACCAAGTTCGACACCGACAATGATGGCGAGGTAACCCGAGACGAAGTGCCTGCCCAAGGACACAACGTCTTCGATCGCCTCGATAACAACGGAGATAAAACGGTCACCCGCGAGGAACTCATCGACATCTTCCAGAAGTACCCCGCCGTGATGCGAATGATCCGATAA
- a CDS encoding tetratricopeptide repeat protein — protein MLRIWKESDRVLWMLILLYLAIMTIASLPALRQAAAASRPANLLDMAWAAEGNLSETNQATAQQRLTEHLTWMEDNLPRQWGRYSLEERAAWVFQAMHDRLLNGQYDEDQNALSIALIEGNYNCVSATILYQILTDRAGLPTVAMQTRGHVWCRLLSRPELDIETTCATWFLLEPHDQSQSPAIQAAGEAQTLSARGLAAKIPYNQASLDAAKGDYPAAIRHLDFALSLDPQDSAAMRNRSAILNNWAVACIAEKDCQTALDILKRMEDQRLHDPDLEVNRRKIVDAVIDQWCRQGRYSQSLRLLQEQSDQSPSRHSVRSIYQQWIEDAANRGDWYEAKNALRLAISAHQEDPLTVAQLRRKYRQLSSS, from the coding sequence ATGCTTCGAATCTGGAAGGAATCTGATCGCGTCCTTTGGATGCTGATTCTGCTTTACCTGGCGATCATGACGATTGCCTCGCTACCTGCACTGCGGCAGGCGGCTGCGGCTAGTCGACCAGCAAACTTGCTGGACATGGCCTGGGCTGCCGAAGGGAATCTAAGCGAAACCAATCAAGCGACAGCCCAACAGAGGCTGACCGAGCATCTGACGTGGATGGAAGACAACCTTCCACGACAATGGGGACGATACTCGCTTGAAGAACGGGCCGCGTGGGTCTTCCAGGCGATGCACGATCGACTGCTAAATGGTCAGTACGACGAAGATCAGAACGCACTGAGCATTGCGTTGATCGAAGGAAACTATAACTGCGTTTCGGCCACGATTCTGTACCAGATTCTGACCGACCGAGCGGGCCTGCCAACGGTGGCCATGCAAACACGTGGCCATGTCTGGTGCCGACTTCTCAGTCGACCGGAACTCGATATCGAAACAACCTGTGCGACCTGGTTTTTGCTCGAGCCGCACGATCAAAGTCAATCGCCGGCCATACAAGCCGCTGGGGAAGCGCAAACACTTTCGGCTCGTGGCCTGGCCGCGAAAATCCCCTACAATCAAGCCAGCCTGGACGCTGCCAAAGGGGACTACCCAGCGGCGATCAGGCATCTCGACTTCGCTTTGTCGTTGGATCCTCAAGACTCGGCGGCCATGCGAAATCGTAGTGCCATCTTGAATAATTGGGCCGTAGCATGCATTGCGGAGAAAGACTGCCAGACGGCACTCGATATCCTCAAGCGAATGGAAGACCAACGTCTGCATGACCCCGACCTGGAAGTGAACCGACGGAAGATCGTCGATGCCGTGATCGATCAGTGGTGCCGCCAGGGACGGTATTCACAGTCGCTACGTCTCTTGCAAGAGCAGAGCGACCAATCACCAAGTCGGCATTCGGTGCGTTCGATTTACCAGCAATGGATCGAAGACGCAGCTAACCGCGGCGATTGGTACGAAGCGAAAAACGCGTTACGCCTGGCCATCTCGGCCCATCAAGAAGATCCACTGACGGTCGCCCAACTGCGGCGAAAGTATCGCCAGCTGAGTTCCAGCTAA
- a CDS encoding sialate O-acetylesterase → MLVRTPALLVLTFVFFASSLATAAEEVDVYILSGQSNMAGSGNKSQLTERWTTPLPSVQYWDGKQFVDFDPLKLNLNGDKRFGPEVGFATTMASLQPGKTIYVVKFALSGQPLHAGFNGAKWMGAEPGANRGTFYPGTSPEDPNMGNHYKRLRDQFTKAFAALKEAGKTPQLKGIAWMQGEADAKQEVSATTYDQSIALLKSRMEEDCQSGPVPFAMGQVLPNIPWMDRFTHRDEIRQAQADADMRSGSALAIRGVWNVPTDGMPLLADTVHYDTTGQLMLGTSFALGVLEATNQMQMVAAQDDPE, encoded by the coding sequence ATGCTCGTCCGTACGCCTGCCCTGCTTGTGTTGACCTTCGTATTCTTCGCATCGTCTCTAGCGACGGCAGCGGAAGAGGTCGACGTTTATATTCTTTCCGGTCAGTCGAACATGGCCGGCAGCGGTAACAAGTCGCAGCTAACCGAGCGTTGGACGACTCCCTTGCCGTCTGTCCAATACTGGGATGGCAAGCAGTTCGTCGATTTCGATCCGCTGAAGTTGAACCTCAATGGTGATAAGCGTTTCGGTCCAGAAGTCGGCTTTGCAACCACGATGGCTTCGCTACAGCCGGGCAAGACGATTTACGTCGTCAAGTTCGCACTGAGCGGCCAGCCCCTGCATGCTGGGTTCAACGGAGCGAAGTGGATGGGTGCTGAGCCGGGTGCCAATCGCGGTACCTTTTACCCTGGCACATCGCCGGAAGATCCTAATATGGGGAACCACTACAAGCGACTTCGAGACCAATTCACCAAGGCCTTCGCCGCGCTGAAAGAGGCCGGGAAGACTCCGCAGCTGAAAGGGATTGCCTGGATGCAAGGAGAAGCCGACGCCAAGCAGGAAGTTTCCGCAACGACCTACGATCAATCAATTGCCTTGCTCAAGTCGCGAATGGAAGAAGACTGTCAAAGTGGTCCGGTCCCCTTCGCCATGGGACAGGTCCTGCCGAATATTCCTTGGATGGATCGCTTTACCCATCGTGACGAGATCCGCCAGGCCCAGGCCGATGCCGACATGCGAAGTGGATCGGCGTTGGCAATTCGAGGTGTGTGGAATGTACCGACCGACGGCATGCCGCTGCTAGCAGACACGGTCCACTACGACACGACGGGCCAGTTGATGCTGGGAACCTCCTTCGCCTTGGGGGTTCTCGAGGCGACAAACCAGATGCAGATGGTCGCTGCACAGGACGATCCCGAATAA
- a CDS encoding ABC transporter ATP-binding protein, which translates to MKYLLLAIRHCVSRYRWSIVGSVICSLMVGVLWGANIGAVYPFAEIIFDGQSMHQWAERETVNCQEQIALLRKNIDGYDEQLVQTKDPVKRAEINRLLRRDDSAMNGWEDKLANIEKSQPWIDAYAPDSPFSTLLLIVSFLMVGTLAKGVFLSMSMMLVARATQLTTLDLKHQVFVKLLDIRLGKTNISTGDSTTRMNGDVGSIGAAIEILFGKSIREPVKMFACLAGAAYINWRLLILSLLIAPIAAFVLYKLARTIKNLSKSSIKIQARITGFFLQIMSGYYVVKAYGTEDYERKRFEAKSREAYWEHVKIQFFNSMVRVNNEVLGLGMVCLSMVAGGYLVLNQETHIFGIPLADKPMELGSILAFYAFLIGCTDPLRKLGDVFGSIQTGIAAAEMVYPLLQLENPIKDPENPVPINSVGREIKFNEVQFCYVPKTPVLKNLDLTIQQGETVAIVGPNGCGKSTLINLLMRFYEPDLGTVELGGTDIRQFLQHDLRSQIALVTQSTVLFNESILENIRYSRMDATDEEVMKAAKLAYVDQFIESHMSDGYDTLCGTDGSSLSGGQRQRISIARALLRDPDIIIMDEATSQIDLDSERLIHESLKNCIAGRTAILITHRASTLQLADRIIVMNHGQIEATGTHEELIQTSSTYCRLYVEDEPESVDQTTKKRSAA; encoded by the coding sequence ATGAAGTATCTGCTGCTCGCGATTCGCCACTGTGTTTCCCGTTACCGCTGGTCCATCGTTGGCTCTGTCATCTGTTCGTTGATGGTGGGGGTTCTCTGGGGCGCGAATATCGGCGCTGTCTATCCGTTCGCCGAAATTATTTTCGACGGGCAGAGTATGCACCAGTGGGCCGAGCGAGAAACGGTCAACTGCCAGGAACAAATTGCCCTGCTGCGCAAAAACATTGATGGATACGACGAGCAACTTGTCCAAACCAAAGACCCCGTCAAACGAGCAGAAATCAATCGGCTTCTGCGCCGCGACGACAGCGCGATGAACGGCTGGGAAGACAAGCTCGCCAATATCGAGAAGTCGCAACCATGGATCGATGCTTATGCCCCGGACAGTCCTTTCAGCACCTTGCTGTTGATTGTCAGTTTTTTGATGGTTGGCACTCTGGCCAAAGGGGTGTTCCTTTCGATGAGCATGATGCTTGTCGCTCGGGCAACGCAGTTGACCACGCTCGACTTGAAGCATCAGGTATTCGTTAAGCTCCTAGACATTCGTCTGGGCAAGACAAACATTTCTACCGGCGATTCGACGACCCGCATGAATGGCGATGTCGGATCGATCGGCGCTGCGATTGAGATTTTGTTCGGTAAGTCGATCCGCGAACCAGTGAAGATGTTCGCCTGTCTTGCTGGGGCCGCTTATATCAACTGGCGGCTGCTGATCCTCTCGTTGTTGATTGCCCCGATTGCGGCGTTCGTTCTGTATAAGCTTGCCCGCACGATCAAAAACCTGAGTAAGTCGTCGATTAAAATCCAGGCCCGGATCACCGGTTTCTTCCTGCAAATCATGAGCGGCTATTACGTCGTCAAGGCATACGGCACCGAAGACTACGAGCGAAAACGCTTCGAGGCCAAATCGCGCGAGGCCTATTGGGAACACGTCAAGATTCAGTTCTTCAATTCGATGGTCCGCGTCAACAATGAAGTGCTCGGTCTGGGCATGGTCTGCCTGTCGATGGTCGCCGGCGGCTATCTGGTGCTCAACCAAGAGACGCACATCTTTGGTATTCCTTTGGCGGATAAACCGATGGAACTCGGTTCAATCCTTGCCTTTTATGCGTTCCTGATCGGCTGCACCGACCCACTACGAAAGCTGGGAGATGTATTCGGTTCCATTCAAACAGGGATCGCTGCTGCGGAAATGGTTTACCCGCTGCTGCAACTCGAGAACCCCATTAAAGACCCCGAAAATCCGGTCCCGATCAACAGCGTCGGACGTGAAATCAAGTTCAACGAAGTTCAGTTCTGTTATGTTCCCAAGACGCCGGTACTAAAGAATCTCGATCTGACCATCCAACAAGGCGAGACGGTCGCAATCGTCGGACCCAATGGCTGCGGCAAAAGCACGTTGATCAACCTGCTGATGCGTTTCTACGAGCCCGATCTAGGCACGGTCGAGCTAGGTGGAACTGACATTCGCCAATTCCTTCAACACGACCTGCGATCGCAGATTGCACTAGTCACCCAGTCGACGGTGTTGTTTAACGAATCGATTCTCGAAAACATTCGCTACAGCCGCATGGACGCGACCGATGAAGAGGTCATGAAAGCGGCCAAGCTGGCCTACGTCGATCAATTCATCGAGTCGCACATGAGCGATGGATACGACACGCTTTGCGGCACCGATGGCTCGAGCCTTTCCGGTGGTCAGCGTCAGCGAATTTCGATTGCCAGGGCACTGCTGCGTGACCCCGACATCATCATCATGGACGAGGCAACCAGCCAGATCGACCTCGATAGCGAACGCCTGATTCATGAGAGCCTGAAAAACTGCATCGCCGGTCGAACCGCGATCCTCATCACGCATCGCGCCAGCACATTGCAACTGGCCGACCGAATCATTGTGATGAATCACGGCCAGATCGAAGCAACCGGGACTCACGAAGAGCTTATCCAGACAAGTTCGACCTACTGCCGGTTGTATGTCGAGGACGAGCCGGAAAGCGTGGACCAGACGACTAAGAAACGCTCGGCAGCCTAA
- a CDS encoding thiol-disulfide oxidoreductase DCC family protein — MSTQAQSQTQNEKKSLPSPADRPNTDIVIYDGQCRICTGGVRILYRLDLGQRLSFLSLHDAKVAQVAPNLTHDQMMEEMWVVDTQGEQHSGALAFRYLTRRIAMLWPVMPLLHIPGSLPLWNWLYQKVAAARYRFGKRADDDCGDACAVHFGPKKNSDT, encoded by the coding sequence ATGAGTACCCAAGCACAATCTCAGACCCAGAACGAAAAGAAGAGCCTGCCTAGTCCTGCGGATCGGCCAAATACCGATATCGTGATTTACGATGGTCAGTGTCGAATCTGTACCGGGGGCGTGCGAATTCTTTATCGGCTCGATCTGGGGCAGCGACTTTCGTTCCTCTCGCTGCATGACGCGAAGGTAGCCCAGGTCGCTCCTAATTTGACACACGATCAGATGATGGAAGAAATGTGGGTCGTCGATACGCAAGGTGAGCAACACAGTGGTGCGCTCGCGTTTCGATATCTCACGCGTCGTATTGCCATGTTGTGGCCGGTGATGCCGCTATTGCATATCCCCGGTTCGCTGCCACTATGGAATTGGCTCTATCAAAAGGTTGCCGCCGCACGCTATCGATTCGGCAAACGCGCCGACGATGACTGTGGCGATGCCTGTGCGGTTCATTTCGGACCGAAGAAGAATTCAGACACTTAG
- a CDS encoding 2-oxoacid:ferredoxin oxidoreductase subunit beta, with protein sequence MASAELPVLKPADYGTDQDVRWCPGCGDYSILAQMKKVMSNLQMSREDTVFVSGIGCSSRFPYYMNTYGMHSVHGRAPAFATGLKSSRQDLTVFVITGDGDALSIGGNHLMHVLRRNVNLNIILFNNRIYGLTKGQYSPTSEKGKVTKSTPMGAIDNPIHPLSVAISCEATFVARSVDVHIKHLSQTLERAVAHKGVSFVEVYQNCNVFNDGAYKWATDKDTKAETVLELEHGKPLIFGKNRDKGIRLNGMTPEVVELGKGISEDDLLFHDEKTTEPTLAYLLTRMSHPEFPEPIGVLRDIDAPCYDDAINYQVQQAKEKRGESDLDALFNSGDTWVVE encoded by the coding sequence ATGGCATCCGCAGAATTGCCTGTATTGAAGCCCGCGGATTACGGTACCGACCAGGACGTGCGTTGGTGCCCAGGATGCGGTGACTATTCGATTTTGGCCCAAATGAAGAAGGTCATGTCGAACCTCCAGATGAGCCGCGAAGACACCGTCTTCGTCAGTGGTATCGGTTGCAGTAGCCGCTTTCCGTACTACATGAACACGTACGGTATGCACAGCGTGCACGGACGTGCTCCGGCGTTTGCCACCGGACTGAAGTCGTCTCGGCAAGATCTGACAGTCTTTGTCATTACCGGCGACGGCGACGCACTTTCCATCGGTGGTAACCACCTGATGCACGTGCTGCGTCGTAATGTGAACCTGAACATCATTTTGTTCAACAACCGCATTTATGGCCTGACCAAAGGGCAGTACTCGCCGACTTCCGAAAAGGGGAAGGTCACCAAGAGTACCCCGATGGGCGCGATCGATAACCCGATTCACCCGCTTTCGGTGGCCATCTCGTGCGAGGCGACGTTCGTAGCTCGCTCGGTCGACGTGCATATCAAGCACCTGTCGCAAACCTTGGAACGCGCCGTCGCCCACAAAGGCGTGTCGTTCGTCGAGGTGTACCAGAACTGCAACGTGTTTAACGACGGCGCCTACAAGTGGGCGACCGACAAAGACACCAAGGCCGAAACGGTGCTGGAACTGGAACACGGTAAGCCGCTCATCTTCGGCAAAAACCGTGACAAAGGCATCCGGCTCAACGGCATGACGCCGGAAGTGGTCGAGCTGGGTAAAGGAATCAGCGAGGACGATCTTCTTTTCCACGACGAAAAGACAACCGAGCCGACCCTCGCGTACTTGCTTACCCGCATGTCGCACCCCGAGTTCCCTGAACCGATCGGCGTCCTACGTGATATCGACGCGCCTTGCTACGACGACGCGATCAACTATCAGGTACAGCAAGCCAAAGAGAAACGCGGCGAGTCCGATCTGGACGCGCTGTTTAATTCTGGCGATACGTGGGTCGTGGAGTAA
- a CDS encoding 2-oxoacid:acceptor oxidoreductase subunit alpha gives MSTTTDETTVVKDIQPLEEATVRFCGDSGDGMQLAGTQFSNTSALAGNDVATFPDFPAEIRAPRGTLAGVSGFQIHFASHDIFTPGETVDALVAMNPAALKTNLTDLRRNGVLIVNSNAFDKKALGQAGYEANPIDDDSLSGYQVFSVPMTSITRGAVEGLDLSVKEADRCRNFFAMGLVFWLYGRSMEPTLRFIEAKFSKLPAIAEANRRALKAGYSFGETTDAFRSSYKVEKAKLPPGTYRNMTGNQALAWGLISAAKLSEKKLFLGSYPITPASDILHELSKFKNYNVLTFQAEDEIAAVCAAIGAAYGGEMALTTTSGPGLALKGEAMGLAMMLELPLVIVDVQRGGPSTGLPTKTEQADLLQAMFGRNGESPLPIIAARSPADCFDVAIEAWRIATRFMTPIVILTDGYIANGSEPWRIPSMAELPKIEVTHPGPRDEDDPPFMAYERNEELARPWAIPGTPGLMHRVGGLEKQDGTGNVSYDPENHHHMVMTRAQKVANIAEAVPPQEVMGSESGKVLVVSWGGTYGSCRTAVNRLQAQGKSVSHAHVRYLNPFPRNLGELLSSFDKVLVPELNLGQLRLLLRDKYMVDAVGLNKVQGKPFTTTEIAEKIESMLT, from the coding sequence ATGTCTACTACTACTGACGAAACCACTGTCGTAAAAGATATTCAGCCCTTGGAAGAAGCGACCGTTCGCTTCTGCGGAGACTCGGGCGACGGCATGCAGTTGGCCGGCACGCAGTTCTCGAACACTTCGGCGCTGGCTGGCAACGACGTCGCGACCTTTCCCGACTTCCCGGCTGAAATTCGCGCGCCGCGCGGAACATTGGCTGGGGTGAGTGGTTTTCAGATTCACTTCGCTTCGCACGATATTTTCACTCCGGGTGAAACGGTCGATGCGTTGGTGGCCATGAATCCGGCGGCCCTCAAAACCAACCTTACCGACCTCCGGCGAAACGGCGTGCTGATCGTCAACAGCAACGCGTTCGACAAAAAAGCATTGGGTCAGGCCGGCTACGAAGCCAACCCGATTGATGACGACTCGCTGAGCGGGTACCAGGTCTTCTCGGTCCCCATGACCAGCATAACCCGGGGGGCCGTCGAAGGGCTCGACCTGAGCGTGAAGGAAGCGGATCGCTGCCGCAACTTCTTCGCGATGGGCTTGGTCTTTTGGCTGTATGGTCGCTCGATGGAGCCGACCTTGCGTTTCATCGAAGCCAAGTTCTCGAAGCTGCCGGCGATTGCCGAGGCCAACCGCCGCGCGCTCAAGGCCGGCTATAGCTTCGGCGAAACGACCGATGCGTTTCGCAGCAGCTACAAGGTCGAGAAAGCCAAGCTTCCGCCGGGCACTTACCGCAACATGACCGGTAACCAGGCCTTGGCTTGGGGGCTGATCAGCGCGGCGAAGTTGAGCGAGAAGAAGCTGTTTCTCGGTTCCTACCCGATTACGCCAGCGAGTGACATTCTGCACGAGCTGAGCAAGTTCAAAAACTACAACGTGCTGACCTTCCAGGCCGAAGACGAAATTGCTGCCGTGTGTGCGGCGATTGGTGCGGCCTACGGGGGCGAAATGGCCCTCACCACGACCAGCGGCCCCGGCCTGGCCCTGAAAGGGGAAGCCATGGGGTTGGCCATGATGCTGGAACTGCCGCTGGTGATTGTCGACGTGCAGCGTGGTGGCCCCAGTACCGGCCTGCCTACCAAGACCGAACAAGCCGACTTGCTGCAGGCCATGTTTGGTCGCAACGGCGAATCGCCGTTGCCAATCATTGCGGCTCGCAGTCCGGCCGACTGTTTTGACGTGGCGATTGAAGCTTGGCGAATCGCGACCCGGTTCATGACCCCGATCGTCATCCTGACCGACGGCTACATCGCCAACGGCAGCGAGCCATGGCGAATTCCGAGCATGGCGGAACTTCCTAAGATTGAAGTCACCCATCCTGGTCCACGCGACGAAGACGATCCTCCGTTTATGGCCTACGAACGCAACGAAGAACTGGCTCGGCCCTGGGCGATCCCAGGCACACCTGGCTTGATGCACCGCGTGGGTGGGCTCGAAAAGCAGGACGGTACCGGTAACGTCAGCTACGATCCTGAAAACCATCATCACATGGTGATGACCCGGGCCCAGAAGGTTGCCAACATTGCCGAAGCCGTTCCGCCGCAGGAAGTCATGGGCAGCGAAAGTGGCAAAGTATTAGTGGTCAGCTGGGGCGGAACCTACGGTTCGTGCCGCACGGCGGTCAATCGGCTGCAAGCCCAAGGCAAATCGGTCAGTCACGCACACGTGCGTTACCTCAATCCATTCCCGCGAAATCTGGGCGAGTTGCTTTCGAGCTTCGACAAGGTTTTGGTACCGGAACTGAATTTGGGCCAGCTGCGTTTGCTGCTTCGCGATAAGTATATGGTCGACGCAGTCGGGCTGAACAAGGTGCAAGGCAAACCGTTCACCACGACCGAAATCGCCGAGAAAATCGAGTCGATGCTGACCTAA